CGAAAAATCAGAATAATGAAACAATGAAAACCCGGAAACCCGGCAACGGTGAAAGGAGCGATCAACATGAGAAAAGAACAAGAAGCCTGCACGTACTGCAAAGGACAAGGCTATTTTCAACTGCTGCTGGGAGGCACGGAAGACTGTCCGGGATGCGAGGGCTCAGGCGCCCATACGGAGGAGCCAACGGCAGCGGGAAAACGATCGTAAACGAATGGAGGAGCCGATGGCAGTCGGCTTCTTTTTTTGGTCCCCGCCCCTCAACCGCCGGGACGCAATGGATGCTCCAGGCAGCGATGACCTCGCCTCAACCTCCACGAAAGCCCAGTTTTCCAATTGACCTGTGCACCTGATTCCGCTACACTTAATAGCGAAACAGGGCACAGGCTCGAAGCCTGTCCCGCTATTCGCCTTAAAGAAGCAGGAGGTCTGACCGCGTATGAGCTTGCTGCAGTTTGTCGTATCCGTTGTCTTGTTTGCAGTGCTGGGATTTGGCATCGGCTTCATTATAAACATGATTTTGCGAACCACCTGGATGCCCGTCATTCTCGTCTGCGGCGTGGTCGTCGGCGCACTGATCTATAAAGGAATTGTTCCAGGTCTCTGGGATGCCATCATTCTCGGCTTCGGGATGGCCGGAGCTGTAGCCAGCGGATGGACCATCCAGACACTGCGGAAAAAAGGATACCGGATGTTTTAAGCGGAAACTGCCCTTCAAGTGAGATCTTGAGGGCAGTTTTTTCTTGAGAAAAGCCCTTGTCTCCCGGCCTTGCGCACCGTAGAATACGGAGTTTTGCAAAGGGTGGAAGATCGGTAACGAACCAGAATATTTCAGCTTCTGGTTGAATTTGTGTATAGTTTCCTCCTCTCGTGGACAAGACTAGTAGCGAGAGGAGGTATTTTACAAAAATGAATGCCAAGCGAATGATTTGCATCGTGATGCTTTGCGCGTTTGCCTTGACCAGCTTTGCCAGTGACAGTTTCGGATACAATGCCATCGGTGATCGCTCTGTCCAAAACACGTACGGAATCAGGGAATCCCGGGAAGGACAGCATATGGTAAAGAGGCGGGCCGTCTCCACCAGCTCGTTCAGCCCGGTCATCGACAAAGCGGAGGCCGTGCTGGAGCAATACCCCAAAGTCCGCGTTGTCGCAACCGGGTACTACGCCGGATATGAATCAACCGGGAAACATCCGACACATCCATCCTACGGGATTACATATTCCGGCGTAAAGGTTCGCCGTGACGAGTATTCTACGATCGCAGCCGATCTCCGCGTATTCCCTTTGGGTACGGTGTTGTACATCCCGGGCTACGGCTACGGCGTTGTGGCAGACAAAGGCGGCGCCATCCGCGGCAACAAGATCGACCTGTACTTTGAGACCAAGCAGGATGTCTACAAGCTCTGGGGCAAAAAGTCGGTTGATGTGTATGTCGTCCGCCGCGGTGACGGCAAAGTGACCGAAGCGATGATGAACAGGCTGAATGAAAAGGGAATCGCAGCGATGTCCGATCAGGTACATTAGCGCAAAAAGCCAATGGAAAGCAGGAAAAAGAGGTTGAAAAAAGGATTTGCCAAAGTTGCTGTTGCAGCTGGGCAAATCCTTTTTTTCGTCTGATGGGTTATGCGATGGTGGCGGGCAGCTTCCCTTCCAGCTCCGGGTGGATCAGGAGGACCAGCTGTCGCAGTCCGTCCAGAATCCGGGGAGAGGGGCGGCAGTACAGGCCCTCTTCCAGAAGATGCACCTGCCCCCTTTGGATCGCGGTCATCTCAGACCACTCCGGACGATCCGTAATCATCGAGGTTTTGATGCGTTTCAATTCGATTCCGCACCAGACGACGCAGATATGGTCGGGATCGCGCTCCCGCACCATCTCTCTTGTCGCTTTTACATTGGCGACGGGGTAATCGGCAAATACATTGGTCGCCCCGGCAAGCTCGCTGACGTCGGTCAGCCAGTTTTCTCTCCCTGGCGTGTAGATGGGATTGGGCCACCATTCCCAGTACAGCTTGGGGCGATGTCCGGCGGATTGCGCCACTTGTTTGATGGTTTCGGTTTTTTCGGCAAAATGAAGAGCGAGCTGCTCCGCCTGCTGTCTGCTGTCAGTCGCTTCCCCAACCAGGCGGATGTCTCGCGGAATATCGGAGAGCCGCTGGGGATCGAGGACGATATGGGGAAGGGAGCGGGCTTTGAGCGCTTCCACGTTTTTCTCCATGCCCGGTACGCTGAGCGACGCGACCACCAAATCGGGCTGGAGCGCCTCCACCCGGTCCATGTCAATCGTCAGATCCGGTCCGACGCGGGGCAGATGCTGCCATTCGGAGGGCCAGTCAGAGTGGTCATCGAGTCCGACCACCTGATCGCCGAGCCCCAGGTAATAGAGGATCTCCGTGTTGCTAGGACAGATCGACACAATGCGCATGAGCACTACCCCTCCCTATATGTCCGGTGTGAACCGCTGGATTCTGATCCGGTCTTTTATATGTAGAAGAGTCTGTACATGACCAGGGCGATCATAACCCCCAGCCAGCCGCCGATCAACACTTCGATGGGCTGGTGACCGAGCAGTTCCTTCAGTTTTTTCGCCTTTGCCTCATTCGGACGCACCTTGAAGGTCTTCATCCCTTCCAACAGGTGGTTGAATTCATCGACCAGCTTGTTGAGCACCACGGCCTGCATCCCGGCGTGACGGCGTACGCCTGCGGCATCAAACATTACGATGACGCCGATGATCGCGGAGATGGCAAACATGCTGCTGCTGAAGCCTTCGCGAATGCCGACAGC
This sequence is a window from Brevibacillus composti. Protein-coding genes within it:
- a CDS encoding YuiA family protein; protein product: MRKEQEACTYCKGQGYFQLLLGGTEDCPGCEGSGAHTEEPTAAGKRS
- a CDS encoding YuiB family protein gives rise to the protein MSLLQFVVSVVLFAVLGFGIGFIINMILRTTWMPVILVCGVVVGALIYKGIVPGLWDAIILGFGMAGAVASGWTIQTLRKKGYRMF
- a CDS encoding 3D domain-containing protein; the protein is MNAKRMICIVMLCAFALTSFASDSFGYNAIGDRSVQNTYGIRESREGQHMVKRRAVSTSSFSPVIDKAEAVLEQYPKVRVVATGYYAGYESTGKHPTHPSYGITYSGVKVRRDEYSTIAADLRVFPLGTVLYIPGYGYGVVADKGGAIRGNKIDLYFETKQDVYKLWGKKSVDVYVVRRGDGKVTEAMMNRLNEKGIAAMSDQVH
- a CDS encoding cobalamin-binding protein; amino-acid sequence: MRIVSICPSNTEILYYLGLGDQVVGLDDHSDWPSEWQHLPRVGPDLTIDMDRVEALQPDLVVASLSVPGMEKNVEALKARSLPHIVLDPQRLSDIPRDIRLVGEATDSRQQAEQLALHFAEKTETIKQVAQSAGHRPKLYWEWWPNPIYTPGRENWLTDVSELAGATNVFADYPVANVKATREMVRERDPDHICVVWCGIELKRIKTSMITDRPEWSEMTAIQRGQVHLLEEGLYCRPSPRILDGLRQLVLLIHPELEGKLPATIA
- a CDS encoding divergent PAP2 family protein; amino-acid sequence: MAALYDNFPLWAALIAIGIAQFVKIPLTYIATRSWQWSLMFSTGGMPSSHSSAVTALSTAVGIREGFSSSMFAISAIIGVIVMFDAAGVRRHAGMQAVVLNKLVDEFNHLLEGMKTFKVRPNEAKAKKLKELLGHQPIEVLIGGWLGVMIALVMYRLFYI